A section of the Enterococcus montenegrensis genome encodes:
- a CDS encoding DUF2200 domain-containing protein — protein sequence MSEKIFTMPVAKVYPLYVKKAERKGRSKAEVDEIIMWLTGFDKEQLAREIQNDTDFENFFLKAPQLNPAATSIKGVVCGVRVEEIKDPLMQKIRYLDKLVDELAKGKAMDKILRSN from the coding sequence ATGTCAGAAAAAATTTTTACCATGCCTGTTGCTAAAGTATATCCCTTATATGTAAAAAAAGCAGAGCGCAAAGGCCGCAGTAAAGCTGAAGTGGATGAAATTATCATGTGGCTGACGGGCTTTGACAAAGAACAATTAGCTAGGGAGATACAAAATGATACCGATTTTGAAAACTTCTTTTTAAAAGCGCCACAACTTAATCCAGCAGCAACTTCCATTAAAGGTGTGGTTTGTGGCGTACGGGTGGAAGAAATAAAAGACCCTTTGATGCAAAAAATTCGCTATTTAGATAAGTTAGTTGATGAGCTGGCAAAAGGTAAAGCGATGGATAAAATTTTACGTAGCAATTGA
- a CDS encoding anti sigma factor C-terminal domain-containing protein, protein MTQQNFDFEKVQKKIQQKNHRRGILLVFSAVLVTILLFLAVPKVLNQFFYNPTGQNAYVEGNQYIFDRQIYNELTIPDYDMTDLTMEQTGIGTYQINETYRSKYSNQTIGTKTFEIKRNKLYLNNSDFHYFTPTFSQEMLPSNQLADTKVVKADTALAKSNLRENIKPLPKSTYVNVNLVFKADKSISAYQEWLKLNTNNVNTLWQAVRPSQKTIDDTNNPVVVGFNPAGGFSGIGVGIKNEKQLNDDFPLLVSHLADTKQNQWSEEKRQTTHFKSLLQYLIKNESFLAQDPSKIQAATLKNVLADVNKNGLKIYGVTLYLPAFELEKILTDDAVKSATVTKVDVFPLTSQSGQLPGFTYPPEK, encoded by the coding sequence ATGACCCAACAAAATTTTGATTTTGAAAAAGTGCAAAAAAAAATACAACAAAAAAATCATCGTCGGGGAATACTGCTTGTTTTTAGTGCGGTTCTTGTGACGATCCTACTATTTTTAGCAGTACCCAAAGTTTTGAATCAATTCTTTTATAATCCAACTGGTCAAAACGCCTATGTAGAAGGTAACCAGTATATTTTCGATCGCCAAATTTATAATGAATTGACAATCCCAGATTATGACATGACGGATTTGACGATGGAACAAACAGGAATTGGAACTTATCAAATCAACGAAACCTATCGCTCTAAATACAGCAACCAAACAATCGGTACTAAGACATTTGAAATTAAGCGGAATAAACTTTACTTGAATAATTCTGACTTTCATTATTTCACGCCCACATTTAGCCAAGAAATGCTCCCTTCAAACCAACTAGCTGACACAAAAGTTGTCAAAGCTGATACCGCTCTTGCAAAAAGCAATCTGAGAGAAAATATCAAGCCTCTGCCAAAAAGCACCTATGTAAATGTCAATCTTGTTTTTAAAGCAGATAAAAGTATTAGCGCCTACCAAGAGTGGCTAAAACTCAATACTAATAACGTGAATACATTGTGGCAGGCTGTGCGCCCTTCACAAAAGACAATTGATGACACGAATAACCCTGTTGTCGTAGGGTTTAATCCTGCTGGCGGCTTTTCGGGTATTGGCGTCGGCATTAAAAATGAAAAGCAATTAAATGATGATTTTCCCTTATTGGTTAGCCACCTAGCTGACACAAAGCAAAATCAATGGTCAGAAGAAAAACGCCAAACCACCCATTTTAAATCATTACTGCAATACTTAATCAAAAACGAGAGCTTTCTAGCACAAGACCCTAGTAAAATTCAAGCTGCGACGTTAAAAAATGTTTTAGCAGATGTGAACAAAAATGGCCTCAAAATATATGGCGTAACCCTATATTTACCCGCCTTTGAATTAGAAAAGATTTTAACAGATGACGCGGTAAAAAGCGCCACTGTAACTAAAGTAGATGTCTTTCCCCTCACCAGTCAAAGTGGGCAGCTGCCCGGATTTACTTATCCACCAGAAAAATAA
- a CDS encoding P-loop NTPase family protein, with protein sequence MKIAILGYSGSGKSTLAAYLGKQYGISYLHLDQVQFTDNWQTRPETVAKEIVEDFMGKPDWIIDGNYTRYYQAERLKQADQIVLLLFPCYAALWRIFKRTVRYHGKSRPDMAANSPEHFSWEFFWWIIWKGRTSNVRKHYQTIQNQYPQKVIVIKNQQQLNAFYRRPENSD encoded by the coding sequence ATGAAAATTGCAATTTTAGGTTATTCTGGTAGCGGTAAGTCGACTTTAGCCGCCTATTTAGGCAAGCAGTATGGTATTAGTTACCTGCATTTAGATCAAGTGCAGTTCACTGACAACTGGCAAACGCGTCCAGAAACTGTTGCCAAAGAGATTGTCGAAGATTTTATGGGAAAACCAGATTGGATTATTGACGGCAATTATACCCGTTATTATCAAGCAGAACGTTTGAAACAGGCAGACCAAATTGTACTCTTATTATTTCCCTGTTATGCCGCTCTTTGGCGGATATTTAAACGAACAGTGCGTTATCATGGTAAATCTAGACCGGATATGGCAGCTAACTCTCCAGAACATTTTAGTTGGGAATTTTTCTGGTGGATTATCTGGAAAGGACGAACTTCGAATGTGAGAAAGCACTATCAAACCATTCAAAACCAATACCCACAAAAGGTTATCGTTATTAAAAATCAGCAGCAATTAAATGCTTTTTATCGCCGGCCAGAAAATAGTGACTGA
- a CDS encoding cyclic nucleotide-binding domain-containing protein yields the protein MQKKSLNVKQEQILAEWNLAKDHLRGCELWQFEQRETIITQGALLDRLLFVLSGKAKVCTLADNGKNLVLAYYISEGIIGDMEFAMRKDEAETTMVALSDFQCIALPILPNEAYLRQNSLFMNTMAQGLAEKLQLSSENFLSAAFYPGKQRLCDYILQSAYKNFFSDNLTDVAATIGMSYRHMFRLLNDLITTGVLTKVGNGYEILQPDQLQRFAKGYL from the coding sequence TTGCAAAAAAAGTCGCTAAATGTTAAACAAGAACAAATTTTGGCAGAATGGAATTTAGCAAAAGACCATTTACGAGGGTGTGAGTTGTGGCAATTTGAACAAAGAGAAACCATCATTACCCAAGGTGCGTTGTTGGATCGCTTGCTTTTTGTTTTATCCGGCAAAGCGAAAGTTTGTACCTTAGCTGATAATGGCAAAAATTTGGTTTTAGCCTACTATATTTCTGAAGGTATTATTGGCGATATGGAGTTTGCTATGAGAAAAGATGAGGCGGAAACGACAATGGTGGCATTGTCTGATTTTCAGTGTATTGCCCTGCCGATTTTGCCCAATGAAGCTTACTTGCGACAGAATAGTCTTTTTATGAACACAATGGCACAAGGCTTGGCCGAAAAACTACAGCTTAGTTCGGAAAATTTTTTATCGGCGGCTTTTTATCCAGGAAAACAGCGTCTATGTGATTATATCCTGCAATCGGCATATAAAAATTTCTTTAGCGATAATCTAACCGATGTGGCGGCGACAATTGGAATGAGCTACCGTCATATGTTTCGTTTGCTAAATGATTTAATAACAACTGGCGTTTTGACAAAGGTTGGCAATGGCTATGAAATTTTACAGCCGGACCAATTGCAGCGTTTTGCGAAAGGATATTTATAG
- a CDS encoding GNAT family N-acetyltransferase, whose translation MEISEFNSITEQHLTLLLEADPAEKIVRDYTKRGTAFELRQEGKLAGVIVLLPTRPETVEIMNVAVAKPFRRQKLAQTLLGHALWWSKKNGFRTVEIGTGSTGMEQLYLYQKCGFRMTHIERDFFVRHYPEEIIENGLVLKDMVRLAQDIE comes from the coding sequence ATGGAAATAAGTGAATTTAATAGTATTACAGAGCAGCATTTAACCTTGTTATTAGAGGCTGATCCGGCAGAAAAAATAGTGAGAGACTATACAAAACGAGGGACAGCTTTTGAATTGCGACAAGAAGGGAAATTGGCAGGGGTTATCGTGTTATTGCCGACACGGCCGGAAACCGTTGAAATCATGAACGTAGCAGTTGCCAAACCATTTCGTAGACAAAAATTAGCACAAACGCTGTTAGGCCATGCTCTTTGGTGGAGTAAGAAAAATGGTTTTCGAACAGTTGAAATTGGTACCGGATCAACTGGGATGGAACAACTTTATCTGTATCAAAAATGTGGCTTTCGGATGACCCATATTGAGCGTGACTTTTTTGTGCGCCATTATCCTGAAGAAATTATTGAAAATGGTCTGGTATTAAAAGATATGGTCCGTCTGGCCCAAGATATAGAGTAA
- a CDS encoding LURP-one-related/scramblase family protein, which translates to MRELTFVKSAEEDKVCRVLENKKEVYFLSEVLTLPTRKRYRLYNTDGQELGEIKRKRYSMGYVDLPRLFLKLRAYNEISIVKDMKNFRTSYEIKGESLALTGTFLGDSFAIIKGVEKIATVQVGKEKEAYTFTVQVLKENFETLIVGFVTLLIFVYDHENVKLEQRE; encoded by the coding sequence ATGAGGGAATTGACGTTTGTTAAAAGTGCTGAAGAGGACAAAGTATGCCGAGTTTTAGAAAATAAAAAGGAAGTTTATTTTTTGTCAGAGGTTTTGACCTTGCCTACACGTAAAAGATACCGACTGTATAACACTGATGGGCAAGAATTAGGGGAAATAAAGCGCAAACGCTATAGCATGGGGTATGTCGACTTACCACGGCTGTTTTTGAAACTAAGAGCCTATAATGAAATTAGTATCGTCAAGGATATGAAAAATTTCCGTACGAGTTATGAAATTAAAGGAGAAAGTTTAGCACTTACGGGAACATTTTTAGGAGATAGCTTTGCTATCATTAAAGGTGTAGAAAAAATTGCAACAGTGCAAGTTGGCAAAGAAAAAGAAGCCTATACTTTTACAGTTCAAGTGTTAAAAGAGAACTTTGAAACCTTGATTGTCGGTTTTGTAACCCTCTTAATCTTTGTATATGACCATGAGAATGTTAAATTAGAGCAAAGGGAGTAA
- a CDS encoding GNAT family N-acetyltransferase — MLDKSIPYKEVWMKRKLTLPILAVALPKGFSFQFYQVGDEKTWSEIETSVLEFENTTEAMRYFKRTFAPYKEKLAQQMLFVVDPNGKKVATCTAWQKEIQGRSYPLFHWLAVDPNYQGLGLAKALVARILQVFQTMMPEEATIYLHTQTWSHDAIGLYEKFAFSLMAENLDGTVNDDYPAVIEILNRLRK; from the coding sequence TTGTTAGATAAATCAATTCCTTATAAAGAAGTTTGGATGAAACGTAAACTGACGCTGCCGATTTTAGCGGTAGCTTTGCCAAAGGGATTTTCATTTCAATTTTATCAAGTTGGTGATGAAAAAACGTGGAGTGAAATTGAAACGAGTGTTTTAGAATTTGAAAATACAACCGAAGCAATGCGCTATTTCAAACGTACCTTTGCACCCTACAAAGAAAAATTAGCGCAGCAGATGTTGTTTGTGGTCGATCCCAATGGTAAAAAAGTTGCAACCTGTACGGCGTGGCAAAAAGAAATTCAAGGGCGAAGTTATCCTTTATTTCATTGGTTGGCAGTTGATCCTAATTATCAAGGACTAGGACTGGCAAAAGCGTTGGTGGCACGGATATTGCAAGTTTTTCAAACCATGATGCCAGAAGAAGCGACAATTTATCTGCATACACAAACATGGAGTCACGATGCTATTGGCTTGTATGAAAAATTTGCCTTTTCCTTAATGGCAGAAAATCTTGATGGCACAGTTAATGATGATTACCCAGCGGTTATAGAAATATTAAATCGTTTAAGAAAATAG
- a CDS encoding RNA polymerase sigma factor, giving the protein MKSELAILYERYAKECWLYSLSLTKDVTLAEDLVSDAFFKLLDAFATLPEERVKFWLLRVIKNHYIDITRKKKRWHIIPLTKTTAQTISDSDFSPLEQLLQTEEKIQLYHALDTLPQDQQELLYLFYFLDWPIKEIAALTNLSLGQVKTRLYRSRKQLKEMLQDDPTKF; this is encoded by the coding sequence ATGAAGTCAGAATTGGCAATTTTATATGAGCGCTACGCCAAAGAATGCTGGCTTTATAGTTTGAGCCTGACAAAAGATGTAACGCTCGCAGAAGATTTAGTAAGTGATGCTTTTTTTAAACTTTTAGACGCTTTTGCTACTTTACCAGAAGAAAGGGTAAAATTTTGGTTGTTACGTGTGATCAAAAATCATTATATCGATATTACCCGTAAGAAAAAGCGTTGGCACATTATCCCCTTAACAAAAACGACGGCACAGACAATTTCTGATTCTGATTTTTCACCTTTGGAGCAGCTGTTACAAACTGAGGAAAAAATACAGCTCTATCACGCACTAGATACCTTGCCGCAAGACCAACAAGAGCTGCTCTATTTATTTTACTTTCTCGATTGGCCAATAAAAGAAATTGCTGCACTTACAAATTTATCCCTTGGACAAGTAAAGACCCGTCTGTATCGCAGTCGCAAGCAATTAAAGGAGATGTTACAAGATGACCCAACAAAATTTTGA